In Leptodactylus fuscus isolate aLepFus1 chromosome 2, aLepFus1.hap2, whole genome shotgun sequence, one genomic interval encodes:
- the KCNJ15 gene encoding ATP-sensitive inward rectifier potassium channel 15 gives MDISNCDMSNCPLVGDIQTEVRTDRPRVISKTGHSNVKIDKVEGVFFLYLQDLWTTVIDMKWRYKLTLFAATFFLTWCFFGVIYFVIAYVHGDVRRDPTSNHTPCVMNVDSFTGAFLFSLESQTTIGYGFRFITEECPVAIVLLVAQLVLTTLIEIFITGTFLAKIARPKKRAETIKFSNKAVITKHNEKMCLVVQVANMRKSLLIQCQLYGKLLHTYETKEGEKILLKQANMSFHVDSSSESPFLILPLTFYHVLDENSPLKDLTPQNIKTKEFELVVLLNATVESTSTVCQSRTSYLPDEIFWGYEFVPVVSLSSQGKYVADFSNFDKIRKSVEIPQINFSNFEKQRLEEELRKQEQEERERQLFSVMSIQSDV, from the coding sequence ATGGATATCTCCAACTGTGACATGTCCAACTGCCCACTGGTAGGAGACATTCAGACTGAAGTAAGAACGGACAGACCAAGGGTGATATCCAAAACCGGTCACAGCAATGTGAAAATCGACAAAGTAGAAGGTGTCTTTTTTCTGTACCTCCAAGACTTATGGACAACTGTGATTGACATGAAATGGCGGTATAAACTTACGTtgtttgccgccacctttttctTGACCTGGTGCTTTTTTGGAGTCATTTATTTCGTCATCGCCTACGTTCATGGAGACGTACGAAGAGATCCGACTTCCAATCACACTCCTTGTGTAATGAATGTGGACTCCTTCACTGGCGCCTTCCTGTTTTCTCTAGAGTCACAGACCACTATTGGCTATGGGTTCCGATTCATTACTGAGGAATGTCCTGTGGCTATCGTCTTGCTTGTGGCACAGTTGGTCCTAACCACTTTGATTGAAATTTTCATCACGGGCACTTTTCTTGCCAAAATTGCCAGACCCAAAAAACGTGCAGAGACCATAAAATTCAGCAATAAAGCTGTTATTACCAAACATAACGAAAAAATGTGCTTGGTGGTACAGGTGGCAAACATGAGGAAGAGTCTATTAATACAATGTCAACTCTACGGCAAACTTCTTCACACCTATGAAACCAAGGAAGGGGAGAAGATCCTACTCAAGCAAGCCAACATGAGTTTCCACGTAGACTCTTCCTCTGAAAGTCCCTTTTTAATCCTGCCGTTAACCTTCTACCATGTTCTTGATGAAAATAGCCCACTAAAAGATCTCACCCCCCAAAACATAAAGACAAAAGAATTTGAGCTTGTTGTTCTTCTCAATGCCACGGTAGAGTCTACCAGCACGGTCTGCCAAAGCCGGACATCTTATCTTCCAGATGAGATCTTCTGGGGTTACGAATTTGTCCCTGTCGTCTCATTGTCTTCACAAGGGAAATACGTAGCTGATTTCAGCAATTTTGATAAAATCAGGAAGAGTGTGGAGATTCCACAAATAAACTTCTCAAATTTCGAGAAACAGAGGTTGGAGGAGGAGTTGAGAAAGCAAGAACAGGAGGAGAGAGAAAGACAACTGTTCTCGGTGATGTCAATACAAAGCGATGTCTGA